A window from Lactiplantibacillus pentosus encodes these proteins:
- a CDS encoding NAD(P)-dependent oxidoreductase, translated as MKLGWIGTGVMGAAIVRNLMAAGYEMTVYNRTKRKADDLVANGATWADTPAEVAQNSDVVFTMVGFPSDVEQVYFGHDGIFEGLTAGKTVIDMTTSQPKLAVKIADYATAHGMQALDAPVSGGDIGAKNATLTVMVGGDEQTYTAMLPLFNVLGHKVNHFGAAGTGQHAKMANQIMIAGTMTGLTEMLLYTKAAGLEPEKVLATLSSGGADNWSMDNYVPRILKDDYTPGFFARHFLKDLRIALSEADAMGLNLVATAQAKRLYEVMVDVKGLGDQGTQGLINIY; from the coding sequence ATGAAATTAGGTTGGATCGGAACAGGTGTGATGGGGGCGGCAATCGTCCGTAACTTAATGGCAGCGGGCTATGAGATGACCGTTTATAACCGGACCAAGCGCAAGGCGGATGACTTGGTGGCTAACGGTGCGACATGGGCTGATACCCCCGCGGAAGTCGCCCAAAATAGTGACGTGGTCTTTACGATGGTCGGCTTTCCGAGTGATGTCGAACAAGTTTATTTTGGCCACGATGGCATTTTTGAAGGCCTGACAGCGGGTAAGACGGTGATCGATATGACGACCAGTCAGCCTAAATTGGCGGTCAAAATTGCGGACTACGCGACGGCGCACGGGATGCAGGCGTTAGATGCACCAGTCTCAGGTGGTGATATCGGTGCCAAAAATGCGACTTTAACCGTCATGGTCGGTGGCGATGAACAGACTTACACTGCCATGCTGCCACTATTTAACGTGCTTGGACATAAGGTCAATCATTTTGGCGCGGCCGGAACGGGGCAACATGCCAAGATGGCCAATCAAATCATGATTGCCGGCACCATGACTGGCTTGACAGAAATGTTACTCTACACCAAGGCGGCGGGCCTCGAACCAGAAAAAGTGTTGGCAACCTTGTCAAGTGGCGGTGCGGATAACTGGAGCATGGACAATTATGTGCCGCGGATTTTAAAAGATGATTACACGCCTGGCTTCTTTGCTCGGCACTTCCTGAAAGACTTACGTATTGCACTCAGTGAAGCGGACGCAATGGGCTTGAACTTAGTTGCGACCGCCCAAGCCAAGCGTTTGTACGAAGTGAT
- a CDS encoding flavodoxin, whose product MADEQNALVLYFSWSGNTKRAAQQVQRLSGADIEEIQPVVPYSSDYQAAGKRAEGEKDQAIHPEIRPLTSDLTAYDVIYVGFPTWWYQPPMIIHSLFEQNDFKGKRIIPFVTSASSSVTDSVPVLQQLATAAGAELEQGFTANKPRIIEKYFK is encoded by the coding sequence ATGGCAGATGAGCAAAATGCATTAGTGTTATATTTTTCTTGGTCTGGTAATACCAAGCGGGCGGCGCAACAAGTACAGCGATTGAGTGGTGCCGATATTGAAGAAATTCAGCCAGTAGTCCCATACTCAAGCGATTATCAGGCTGCTGGCAAACGTGCAGAGGGAGAGAAGGACCAGGCGATTCACCCTGAAATTCGGCCTCTGACTAGTGATTTAACGGCCTATGATGTCATCTATGTTGGATTTCCGACCTGGTGGTACCAACCCCCAATGATTATTCATTCTTTGTTCGAGCAAAACGATTTTAAAGGTAAGCGGATTATTCCGTTTGTAACGAGTGCTAGCAGTTCTGTGACGGATAGCGTTCCTGTGTTGCAACAGTTAGCAACTGCTGCAGGTGCCGAATTAGAGCAGGGCTTTACCGCCAACAAACCGCGCATTATCGAAAAATACTTTAAATAA
- a CDS encoding oxidoreductase → MLYDKLLEPITFANGTQSFNRIMMAPMCDDSSDNGYVTAGQLTYMRARAANAGIMVTGYAYVNDSGIQVAGQLSAAHDDRVAGLRELATAMKSKGARAILQLSHAGRDSGPSQAAGKRVYAPSKMDFPWLDYDVDEMTTTDIENVIHDFQAATQRAIDAGFDGVEIHDCHHDLLQQFFSAYSNHRNDQWGGSLERRMAFPLAVLKAVKETIATANKPDFILGWRISPEEVHGENVGYHVAEMVEQTKAAIAIGIDYLNVSLSGGLNYHFNEGPKGSKQTFAEIFHNLTAGHCPVFIGAHVHTADDALAAVTVADGTYIGRALLIDPDFTQKIKEGRSQDIITTITHQEMSHRDLPAGLIENYAHPDRFQKGIPLPGLTF, encoded by the coding sequence ATGTTATATGACAAATTACTGGAGCCAATCACGTTTGCTAACGGAACGCAGAGTTTCAACCGAATCATGATGGCACCAATGTGTGATGATTCTTCAGACAATGGTTATGTGACCGCTGGACAACTCACTTATATGCGTGCACGAGCTGCCAATGCTGGCATTATGGTGACTGGATACGCCTACGTCAATGATTCTGGCATTCAAGTTGCTGGTCAGTTGAGTGCTGCTCACGATGATCGTGTGGCAGGATTGCGTGAACTAGCCACTGCCATGAAGTCAAAGGGGGCTCGTGCCATCCTGCAATTATCACATGCGGGACGTGATTCCGGTCCTTCTCAGGCAGCTGGTAAACGTGTGTATGCACCTAGTAAGATGGATTTTCCATGGCTCGACTATGACGTGGATGAAATGACCACGACTGATATTGAAAACGTCATCCATGATTTTCAAGCTGCGACCCAACGTGCGATTGACGCTGGCTTTGACGGGGTTGAGATTCACGATTGCCACCATGATTTACTGCAACAATTCTTCTCAGCCTATTCAAACCATCGCAATGATCAATGGGGTGGAAGCTTAGAACGGCGGATGGCCTTCCCACTTGCCGTTCTGAAAGCGGTTAAAGAAACAATTGCGACCGCCAATAAACCAGACTTTATCCTCGGATGGCGGATTAGTCCTGAAGAAGTTCACGGCGAAAACGTCGGTTACCACGTTGCAGAAATGGTCGAGCAAACAAAGGCGGCCATTGCGATTGGCATCGACTACTTGAATGTCTCTCTATCTGGCGGATTAAATTACCACTTCAATGAAGGCCCGAAAGGCTCAAAACAAACCTTTGCTGAAATCTTCCACAACTTGACAGCGGGTCACTGCCCCGTCTTTATCGGCGCCCACGTCCATACCGCGGATGACGCATTAGCAGCCGTAACAGTCGCTGATGGGACTTATATTGGCAGAGCACTGTTAATTGACCCAGATTTCACACAAAAAATTAAAGAAGGCCGTTCTCAGGATATTATCACGACGATTACGCATCAGGAGATGTCCCATCGTGATTTACCGGCAGGCCTCATTGAAAATTATGCTCATCCCGACCGTTTCCAAAAAGGGATTCCATTACCTGGCCTAACCTTCTAA
- a CDS encoding TerC family protein — MLHLIEQLYGPFFSAANWGNVVTSANDWLIILSLAIIECLLSVDNAVVLAAQTQSLDNLQEREKSLFYGLWGAYVFRFLIIGIGTYLISFWEIKVLGAAYLGYLVYRYFSQPKAGETVEKKPKKQRRFFGLSKFWSVVLQIEMMDIIFSIDSVLASLAISDNPVIVLIGGMIGIACMRGIAEVIMRLMRKIPELETMAYCLIVLIAIKLFISIPAIGWDIPATAFGGIVLAAFAVTLAIHFWRRRRNRGQQLEERMRK, encoded by the coding sequence TTGTTACATTTAATCGAACAGTTGTATGGACCCTTCTTCAGCGCTGCCAACTGGGGCAACGTCGTGACATCCGCCAATGATTGGTTGATTATTCTATCATTAGCGATTATCGAATGTTTGTTGTCAGTGGATAACGCAGTGGTCTTAGCAGCTCAGACCCAGAGTTTGGATAATTTACAAGAGCGTGAAAAATCGCTATTCTATGGCTTATGGGGGGCCTATGTCTTCCGATTCTTGATTATCGGAATCGGGACGTATTTAATTAGTTTTTGGGAGATTAAAGTGTTAGGTGCGGCTTACTTAGGGTACTTAGTGTATCGGTACTTTAGTCAGCCCAAGGCAGGGGAGACCGTTGAGAAGAAACCCAAGAAGCAGCGGCGGTTCTTCGGCTTGAGCAAATTTTGGTCAGTGGTCTTACAGATTGAAATGATGGATATTATTTTTTCGATTGATTCTGTGTTAGCCTCACTAGCAATTTCGGACAATCCGGTCATTGTTTTGATCGGTGGGATGATTGGGATTGCCTGCATGCGGGGGATTGCAGAAGTCATCATGCGGTTGATGCGCAAGATTCCTGAATTGGAAACGATGGCGTATTGTTTGATTGTCCTGATTGCGATTAAATTATTTATCTCAATTCCAGCAATCGGCTGGGATATTCCAGCGACGGCCTTTGGTGGTATCGTCTTAGCGGCGTTTGCTGTGACACTAGCGATCCATTTCTGGCGTCGGCGGCGTAATCGTGGGCAACAGTTAGAAGAAAGGATGCGGAAGTAA
- a CDS encoding alpha/beta hydrolase — translation MPDTKVKTVNIQRKQTTLVGQLYYHADGRQHPTIIFCPGLGEDMSFVAGYAQQLAASGYTVYTFDFSGGSITGWSTGSTLEMSIFTEADDLRRVVRVLRQRPEVDASQLYLAGESQGGAVAAMVANDLNQQIAGLLLLYPAFIIPDDARQHYQDIDAIPEKIPHAFMAVGRAYYEPLLNYDIYAHLFDFTRPVLIIHGEADRVVPISYSRRAARYYAQATLHPIPGAGHGFYGRNEQVAIQLMLAFLSQSQSNL, via the coding sequence ATGCCGGACACCAAGGTGAAAACGGTCAATATTCAACGAAAGCAGACAACACTTGTTGGTCAACTTTATTACCATGCTGATGGGCGCCAACATCCGACGATTATTTTTTGCCCAGGCTTAGGTGAGGATATGAGTTTTGTGGCTGGCTACGCACAACAATTGGCGGCTAGTGGCTACACCGTTTATACGTTTGATTTCAGTGGCGGTAGCATTACTGGCTGGAGTACGGGATCAACACTTGAGATGTCTATTTTTACAGAAGCAGATGATTTGCGACGTGTTGTGAGAGTACTACGGCAACGCCCTGAAGTTGATGCGAGCCAGTTATACCTTGCTGGTGAAAGTCAGGGTGGCGCGGTCGCTGCAATGGTTGCGAATGATCTGAACCAGCAAATTGCCGGGTTACTACTATTGTACCCTGCATTTATTATCCCGGATGATGCCCGCCAGCATTATCAAGATATCGATGCCATTCCTGAAAAAATACCGCACGCTTTCATGGCGGTTGGTCGAGCATATTATGAACCATTATTAAATTATGATATTTATGCACACTTGTTTGACTTCACGCGCCCGGTCTTGATTATTCATGGTGAAGCGGATCGGGTCGTTCCAATCAGTTATTCACGACGTGCGGCTCGATATTATGCACAGGCGACTTTGCATCCAATACCTGGAGCCGGTCATGGCTTTTATGGGCGGAATGAACAAGTTGCAATTCAGTTAATGTTAGCTTTTTTGAGCCAAAGTCAATCAAATCTTTAG